One Formosa agariphila KMM 3901 genomic window, AATACCTCTGCCCACTACTAGATAAAGTGTCGTATTCTGATTCTAATATTCTTGAAGAAAACATTTGAATTTTTCGTAAAGGCTCTTGTAGGTCATGACTAGAAATATATACAAAAGACTGTAATTCTTTATTCATTTTTTCTAGATCTGTATTTTTCTGACTCAATTCATTGGTGCGCAATTGTACCATCTTTTCGAGTTTGTTGGTAAACATTTTTTGGTCCTGAATATCTGTACTACTGCCTACCCACATTTTTATTACACCGTTCTGGTCTCTTTGCGGAATAGCCCTACTTAATTGCCAATGATATTCGCCGGTGAACTTACGAAAACGATGTTCAATTAAATAATCTTCTCCCGTGGTTATAGCTTGTGTCCATTGTTTAATATTTTCTTCTCTATCCTCTGGATGTATGATTTGAATCCAGCCATCTTTGAGTATTTCTTTTGCTGTTAAACCGGAAAAATCGTAAACCGATTGGTTGAAATAATTGAGGTTTCCATCGGGATCGGCGGTCCAAATATGTTGAGGCATAGAGTCTGCTAAAAGCCTAAATTTTTCCTCACGTTCTAATAACTCCTGTTGGAAGTTGCGCTCTTCGGTGATATCTCTAACAGTTCCCAACATGCGGATCGGCACTTCATTTTCATCGTAAAATAATTTTCCTCTAGCGTCCATCCAATGGATAGAACCATCTTCCCAGAGCACCCGAGCTTGGTAGTGTAATAGCCCTGTTTTAAAGGCTTTTTCGAAGGCTTTTTGTCTTATAATCAAGTCGTCTGGATGCATGTTTACAATCATTGAATTTTGAGCAGGGTTTTGGCAATCTTTTATACCCAGAATCTCATAACATCTATTAGATGCAATAACATCCTTAGTGTTAAGATCTAAATCCCAAATTCCTAATTCACTAGCATCAATAATAAGATTAAGTTTTTCTTCATTTTCTTTAATCAGGTGTTTTGACTTTACTGTTGCTGTTACTTCTGTAGCCACAACCATAAAGCCTGAAATTTCATTGTTCTCTTTTAAAGGATAATAAACAAAATTGAAATAACAGGTTCCTATATTTCCAAATCGATTGATGTTTGCTGGGAATTCATAGCCGTAAAAAGGTTCGCCAGTTTTAAAAATATCTTCAATAATCGGGGCAATAGTTTCTTTAACCTCTGGTAAAATTTCAAACAACGGCTTGCCTACAAATTGATCATGTGTTTTATCAATAATTTGCAAATAGCTGTCGTTAGCCATTTCGGTAATGTTGTCTTTTCCTCTAAAAATAGCAATGCCTATAGGCGCTTGTTTAACAGTATTGCGGAAACGTTTTTCACTTTCTTCTACTTTCTGGAAGGCGTCTATAATATCTTGTTCTGCTTTTTTACGTTCGGTAATATCTCGTGCTATGGCAAATAAAAGGGGCTTGCCATCAAAGTGCACACTTCCCATATTTATCTCTACCGGGTAAACTGTTCCTTCTTTGTTTTTATGCAAGGTTTCAAATGGCGGAATAGTTTCTAATTGAGCTTTTTTGAACGCTTCATTATATTTTTCTTGAAGAAAAACAACATCCACATCAGGTACTTTGAGGTCTTTTATTTCATCTTCTGAATACCCCCATTTATTACGCGCTATGGTGTTTAAGTATACAAAACGACCTTCTTCATCCATTAAAATAAAAGGATCTGCTGCTTTTTCAATCATAAACTTGAAGAGCCTGATTTCCGAAAGGGTAGCTTCTATTTTTTGCTTAACTTCGTTAAGTTCGGTAACTTCTGCAGCCGTGTTCATTACAGCATAAATATTTCCAAAAGCGTCTAAAAGTGGTGTAAAGCTATAGTTGAAATAAAACCTTTTTAATTGGTTGTTAATCAATAAATCTACACTCTGATTTTTGGCATGGAAGGGGATTCCAGTTTCATAAACACTTTTAACCTGTTCAAAAATTTTCTGGCTTTTTAATTCAGGCAAGATGTCTGTATATAATTGGCCTACGACGTCGTAACCTTTTCCCCAAATATCCATGATAGATTGATTTGCTAACGAAATGCGCATCTCTTCTCCTGAATACACGGCTATGGGGAACGGAGCACTATCTACAAGCGCTCTAATTTTTTGTTCACTTTCTTCTATTTTTTGTCGAGAGTCTACTTGTTGGGTAATATCGTACCCTATAGCCATAATTCCATTAACTTCGCCGTCTTCACCTCTTAATGCTTCAAAAGAAAAATTAATATAAACGGTTTTTAATTCACCTTGTCTTAA contains:
- a CDS encoding PAS domain S-box protein — translated: MHTENNDTFFLKGGGEMGELIRAKDWSKTPLGAPSTWPPCLRHAVSIMLHHPFGMYITWGKEYTQIYNDSYRPILGSSKHPKSLGGSSKDTFAEIWPTIGPMFEDVHAGKTVNFSDLMLQLDRNGYMEDCYFNFAYSPIYLESGEVGGVLVTVMETTAKKKAYQELEINKNELEFVIDAAQLGTFDYYALTNTFSCNARLKDWFGLPPEDEIDLDYALTVIHPKDKDRVADAIAKSLQYSSGGIYDIKYSIINPHSKIEMVVHAKGRAWFNDDKIAYRLSGTLENITTQTKANKKNKEMEEHIRTMVLESPIGICVLDAETLESEIVNDSFIEIAGKPREAIIGNFYWDTFKEVRHLYESAMNKVIETGEVFTAPEVELTLMRHGKAEAIHVSFVYAPLKNENNEVVKLAVWVLDNTTQVETFKKVRVSENNLRLMILQAPVAIGIFRGPEYTIEIANKFALELWGRTEDQVIGMPVFEAMPELLSQGIKEYLDDVVKTGKRFATPEMPILLLRQGELKTVYINFSFEALRGEDGEVNGIMAIGYDITQQVDSRQKIEESEQKIRALVDSAPFPIAVYSGEEMRISLANQSIMDIWGKGYDVVGQLYTDILPELKSQKIFEQVKSVYETGIPFHAKNQSVDLLINNQLKRFYFNYSFTPLLDAFGNIYAVMNTAAEVTELNEVKQKIEATLSEIRLFKFMIEKAADPFILMDEEGRFVYLNTIARNKWGYSEDEIKDLKVPDVDVVFLQEKYNEAFKKAQLETIPPFETLHKNKEGTVYPVEINMGSVHFDGKPLLFAIARDITERKKAEQDIIDAFQKVEESEKRFRNTVKQAPIGIAIFRGKDNITEMANDSYLQIIDKTHDQFVGKPLFEILPEVKETIAPIIEDIFKTGEPFYGYEFPANINRFGNIGTCYFNFVYYPLKENNEISGFMVVATEVTATVKSKHLIKENEEKLNLIIDASELGIWDLDLNTKDVIASNRCYEILGIKDCQNPAQNSMIVNMHPDDLIIRQKAFEKAFKTGLLHYQARVLWEDGSIHWMDARGKLFYDENEVPIRMLGTVRDITEERNFQQELLEREEKFRLLADSMPQHIWTADPDGNLNYFNQSVYDFSGLTAKEILKDGWIQIIHPEDREENIKQWTQAITTGEDYLIEHRFRKFTGEYHWQLSRAIPQRDQNGVIKMWVGSSTDIQDQKMFTNKLEKMVQLRTNELSQKNTDLEKMNKELQSFVYISSHDLQEPLRKIQMFSSRILESEYDTLSSSGQRYFSRMQQSAHRMQTLIQDLIAYSRTSAQECTFENVYLLDIIEDTKDVLSEELNKREVIINLNNNPKLKIIPVQFKQVIFNLVSNAIKFSKEQEPTIITINCTEVNGEGLDIEPLLASKSYYQIQFSDNGIGFEQKYSEKIFEVFQRLHSRDEYSGTGIGLAIVKKIIDNHEGYIYAQSELNEGSTFYIFLPVS